The genomic stretch TCCACAGTCTCGCCAGCGACGCGCTATGAGCTTCCCTCGACTGCTTCGATGAGGGCGTCCCTGCGCGCTGTCCGCGGCGCGCTCCGCCCCATCGAGCCGAGAGGTGACCCGGACCCGTGAACAGCTCGTTCTGCCCCTGGAGATCGCCGCATGAGCCTTCCCCTCCACGCCTTCGACTACCGCTCCCTGCCCGTCGAGCCCCAGCCGAAGGACGAGACGCCGAGCACAGCGGAGTTCTTCGCCCCGCAGCCGGCGACCCGGGCGCAACTGCCCGATCCGGGTCCTGTGCTCGCGCGCCTCACCCTCCTGGTCGTCGAGATCCTCGAGGGCTCACGCGAGATCGACCAGATCGCCCGATGGCTGAGCGACGAGGTCTACCACCATCTGCAGAAGCGGGTCGTGCTCTCCGCCCGCTCGCGCGCCCTCCGCAAGCGGACGGGGCAGCGGGTCCCGTTCACGGTCGGCCGGGTGGTGATCACGGAGCCGCGTGACGGTGTCGTCGAGGGCGTCGTCCTAGTGCACAACCGCGCCCGAACGCGAGCGGTCGCGATCCGGCTCGAGGGCACGGATGCGCGCTGGCGGGCGACCGCGATCAACGTTCTCTGACCAGCGGGTCAGCGGTATCGGTTTTTGGCGGCCGGCAGGACGATCTCGACGCCCCGGTCACGGAGCGCCTCCCGCCGCGACCTGCCGCCGACCGCGGAGCGGGGAGTCGTCCTCCTCGACACCGGAATCGTCCACGTCCTCGATCCGGGACGAGGCCGTCCTCGGGGAGCGCCGCGCGGCCCTTCGCCCACCTCGCGGCCCAGCGGAGAGGGGCGGGCCTCGTCGACGTCGCGGCGCCTCCCGTTCCTCCGCCCAGGGTTGGCCGCGCTCGCGGGCCACTCGACGGCGGCGGCGTTGACGGCGGGGGTACCCGGCCCAGCGCCCCTCTGCCGCTGAACGCCGACGGCCCCGGTTCCCCATGCTGCGGGACCGGGGCCGTCGGACATCGTCCGGGAGGACTCAGCGGCGCTTGGACTGCGCTCGGCGCTCCTCACGGTTGGTCGGTGTCGCCTCCGAGCCGCCCGTCTTCTGGCCGAACGCACCGGTCGCCGTCGGGGTGTCCTCCGCCTGGCCCTCGGGGAGCGCCTTGCGGGCCTCCTCCGCCCGGGCCTTGGCGGTCGCCGCCTGCTGCACCTGACCGCGCTGGTTGCGGACCTCGACCCCGCCGGAGTCGCTCGGAGCCGAGTAGCTGAGCTTCTCGGCCGGAGCGACCGGCTGCGCGAGGCCCTTGGCGGCGACCTCGGCGACCTCGCCCTGCTGCTGCGTCACCTCGACCTCGAGGTTGAAGAGGAAGCCGACGGTCTCCTCGCGGATCTGCCCCATCATCTGCTGGAACAGGGCGAATCCCTCGCGCTGGTACTCGACCAGCGGATCGCGCTGCGCCATCGCGCGCAGGCCGATGCCGTCCTTGAGGTAGTCCATCTCGTAGAGGTGATCGCGCCAGCGGCGGTCGATCACCGAGAGGACGACGCGGCGCTCGAGCTCACGCATGGCTAGCGAACCCAGCTGATCCTCGCGACCCTGATAGGCCAGCTTCGCGTCCGAGAGGATCTCGCGGCGCATGAACTCCTTGTTGATGCGGCCACGGCTACCCGCCTCCTGCACCACCTCGTCGATAGTCAGGCTGACCGGATAGAGCGTCTTCAGCTCGGTCCAGAGGGCGTCGAAGTCCCAATCGTCGCCGTTGCCGTCTCCGGTGTGCACCTCGAGGATCTCGTCGATCACGTCGACCAGGAACGTCTGGGTGCGCTCGTGCAGATCGTCGCCCTCGAGGATGTGCCTGCGGTCCGAGTAGATCGCTTCGCGCTGGCGATTGAGGACGTCGTCATATTTGAGGACGTTCTTGCGGATCTCGGCGTTGCGCGCCTCCACCTGCGACTGCGCGCTGCGGATGGCGCGCGAGACGACCTTCGACTCGATCGCGATGTCGTCCGGGATCGTGCTCCGACCCATCAGCGCCTCGGCCGCGCCGGAGTTGAACAGGCGCATCAGGTCGTCGGTGAGCGAGAGGTAGAAACGGCTCTCACCCGGGTCGCCCTGGCGACCGGAGCGTCCACGCAACTGGTTGTCGATGCGGCGCGACTCGTGGCGCTCGGTGCCGAGCACGTAGAGGCCACCGGCGGCCTGCACCTTCTCGGCCTCCTCGCCGACCTTCGCCTTGACCGCGGCGAAGACGTCGTCCCAGGCGGCCTCGTACTCCTCCGGGGTCTCGGACGGGTTCAGGCCCTTGGCCGTCATCTCGGCGACCGCGAGGAACTCCGCGTTGCCGCCGAGCATGATGTCGGTGCCGCGACCGGCCATGTTGGTGGCGACGGTGACGGCGCCCAGGCGCCCGGCCTGCGCGACGATGGCCGCCTCCCGCGCATGGTTCTTGGCGTTGAGCACCTCGTGGCGGACGCCCTTCTTGGCGAGCAGGCGCGAGAGGTACTCGCTCTTCTCGACGCTGGTCGTGCCGACGAGCACTGGCTGCCCGGCCGCGTGACGCTCCGCGATGTCTTCCACGACCTGCGCGAACTTGACCTGCTCGTTCTTGTAGACCAGGTCGGCGTTGTCGATGCGCTGCATCTTGCGGTTGGTCGGGATCGGGACCACACCGAGCTTGTAGGTCGACATGAACTCGGCGGCCTCGGTCTCGGCCGTTCCGGTCATGCCGGAGAGCTTGGAGTAGAGGCGGAAGTAGTTCTGCAGCGTGACGGTCGCCAAAGTCTGGTTCTCGGCCTTGACCTGCACGCCCTCCTTCGCCTCGATCGCCTGATGGATGCCCTCGTTGTAGCGCCGGCCGGCGAGGATGCGCCCGGTGTGCTCATCGACGATCAGCACCTCGCCGTTGAGCACGACGTAGTCCTTGTCTTTCTTGAACAGCGCGCGCGCCTTGATGGCGTTGTTGAGAAAGGAGATCAGCGGAGTATTCGCCGACTCGTAGAGATTGTCGATGCCGAGGTAGTCCTCGACCTTTTCGATCCCTGGCTCGAGGACGCCGACGGTGCGCTTCTTCTCGTCGACCTCGAAATCTTCGCCCTCGTCGAGGCGCTTGGCGAGGGTGGCGAACTCGGCGAACCAGCGGTTGGCCTCGCCCGAAGCGGGACCGGAGATGATCAGCGGCGTGCGGGCCTCGTCGATGAGGATCGAGTCGACCTCGTCGACGATGGCGTAGAAGTGGCCGCGCTGCACCATGTCCTGCGCCTGCCACGCCATATTGTCGCGGAGGTAATCGAAGCCGAACTCGTTGTTCGTGCCGTAGGTGATGTCGGCCGCGTACTGCTCGCGGCGCTGCTCCGGAGTCTGACCGGAGAGGATCACGCCGGTCGTCATGCCGAGAGCACGGAAGACGCGGCCCATCAGCTCCGACTGATAGGAGGCGAGGAAGTCATTGACCGTGACGATGTGCACACCGCGGCTGGCGATCGCGTTGAGGTAGGCCGGAAGGGTCGCGACGAGGGTCTTACCCTCTCCGGTCTTCATCTCGGCGATGTTGCCCAGGTGCAGGGCGGCGCCGCCCATGAGTTGCACGTCGAAGTGGCGCAGGCCCAGCGTCCGGCGCGAGGCCTCGCGGACGGCGGCGAAGGCCTCCGGTAGCAGGTCGTCGAGGGATTCGCCGTTCGAGTAGCGCTCGCGCAGTTCACCAGTCTCGCTCTTCAGCTCCTCGTCGCTGAGGTGCGTGAAATCCTCTTCGAGGGCGTTGACGGCCTTTGCGTAGTTCTCGAGGCGGCGGATGACCCGCCCCTCCCCGACGCGAAGGACCTTTTCGAGGACAGAGGCCACGGGGTACTCCAAAAAAATAGAAGACAGGTGTCGCACGCCGGAGCGCGGACCGCGACCAGCCTAGCCGGGGCGGACGGCGCACGGTCCGGACGACGTGTCCGCCCTGGGCGGACTCCCTGCCGGGGCACGAGGACGACTCCCCGTCTGGGCACGCCCCGGGCCCCGGAGCATCCGCTCCGGGGCCCGGGGCGGCTCTCAGCCGGCGGCTTGCTCGGCTAGCTCGTCGGCCTCGTCGCCGAGGCCGATCACGCCGTAGTCCCAGCCCTTGCGCCGATAGACCACGCTCGGGCGGTTGGTGTCGGAGTCGATGAAGAGGTAGAAGTCGTGACCGACCAGCTCCATGTAGTCGACGGCGTCGTCGACGCTCATCGAGACGGAGGCGAAGACCTTCTTGCGAATCACAACGGGGCAGTACGGCTCCTCGGCCTCGTCCTGCGCGGGCTCCGGCGCCTCCTGCACGGGGCCGGCACCCGTGCTCAGCTGCTCCAGCACCGCGGCGTCGGCGGGCTGGATGGCGACGACGCTGAAGTCGTCGGCGGCCGCATCGCGGAGCGAGGTCGGCCGATGCTGGCCGCGATGGACCTTCTTGCGGTCCTTGGCTCGTCGCACGCGTTCCAGGAGCCGCCCGATGGCGACGTCGAACGCCGCGTACTTGTCGGCACCGCTGGCCTCGGCCCGCACCACGGGCCCCTTGCCGATCAGCGTGAGCTCCACCCGGTCGCCGCCGGCCGAGCCCTTGCCCTCGGCGTGCCTGCTCGCCTTGATCTCGAGCGCGAGAGCACGATCGGCGAGGTGCGCCACCTTGTCCGACTTCTCCGTCGCGTACGCGCGGAAGCGATCGGTGATGTCGATGTTGCGTCCTGTGATGTCGATGTCCATGACAACCTCCCAGTCGAGTACGGCGTGCCGCCTTTCTCCGGGGCGGACCGTTCACGCCGTGCCCCCACCGTAGACCCAGGTCACCTGATCGTCATCGGGAGTTCCTCCGGATTCTGCTGGTAGGTCACCCGCCCGTGATGCTGTCCCGGCCAGTGCGGCCGCCGACCGGACCGTGCCACCCGCCGCGCGAACGGCGCGCCGCAGCTCGAGCAGGGTCGCTCCGGAGGTGACCACGTCGTCCACGAGCACGACCGGCGGCCAGGAGGAGAGCGGCCGGCGGGCGAGGAAGGCGCCGTCGAGGTTGCCGTGGCGTTCGACGCGACCGAGACCGACCTGGTCCCGGAGCACCCGGGACCGCCGCAGCGGATGCACGGCGCGCCCACCCGCCGCGGCGACGAGCAGCGCGACGGGGTCGGCCCCGCGCCGCACTCGAGCCGCCCACGATCCGGGCGGTACGACCAGCGCGGCGGCACTTCCGGCGAGCGCCGCCCCGAGCGCCGGGCGCAGGAGGGCGCCGAGCGGAGCGAGGGCCGCGGTGCGTCCCTCCTCCTTGAGCGCGACGACGAGACGGCGCACCGTCCCGGCGTAAGGAGCGCCGACGGCGACCAGGAGCGGATCCTCCTGCGGCCCGATCACGCGCATCCGCACGCACCCGGCGCCAGCGACCTCGGCGCAGCAGCCCGGGCAGGGCGCCCGGCTGGTGGCGGCTCCGCAGGCGGGGCAGTCGAGCGGGAGGACGACGGCGAGGGCGTCGAGGAGGTGCGCGGTGAGCATGCCTCCACAGTCGCCGCTCCTGGGGCGCCTTGGGCCGCGACGCTCCCCGAACGGGACGATCGGCCACTCATCGGCGCCTGTGGAGGAGCATCCGACCCCCGGAGCACCCGGAACCGGACCGATCAGGATCCCATGCCGGTCTGCCCGGCGAGCAGGCGGATCTCGGTCGCGATCGTCTGCCAGGCTGAGCCGCGCTGCTGCCGCAGCTCGCCGCTCTCCGCCAGAATGCGGATCTGGGTCGCGGCATTGCCCGCGGCGATCTGCACGGTACCGGTCGTCGTGCCGAGCGCGGTCGCTCCTCCGCCGATCAGGTTCATGGTCACGGCGTCCTCCCCTGTCGAGGCGCGCACGACCGAGACGGCATCGAGCTCGTCCGTCCAGGCGGCGGCGACCGCGGTCCCGAGCGTGGAGCGCAGGACCACCGGCTCGCCGACCGCGATCGGATCACCGTCGCGCGCTCGGGTGATCCCGGCCACGAGGACCGTCGCCTGCTGGCCGTCCTGCGCCAGCGCGAGCATCCGGGTGCCGTCCCGGGACACGGTGATCGAGGCGAGCGACTCGATCTCGCTCCAGGCCGTCGCGACCTGCAGAGATCGGGAGCCGTCGGCGGAGTAGGCCACCAGTTGCCCCGGCGACGCGGCGGGCACCGACCAGACGTAGCCGAGCGGATCGATCGTCGGCGCGACGAGACCCGAGCGGGCGTCGAGCAGGATGTCTCCCCCGCCCGAGTCGATGAGGCTCACGCCCGCGGAGGTGAGGACGGCGGCCGCCGCATCGGAGTCGGCGCCGCGCTGCCCGCCCAGGACCGCCGCCTGCGGCCGCAACGCCTCGATCCGGTCGGAAACCCCGAGGCCGGCGAGTCCGGAGGAGCCGAGGAAGCCGAACGCTTCATCGGTGAGCACGAGCGGCCGGGTGTCGACGCGGGGCGAGGTCGGCAGCCCCGTGACCTCGGCGGGCACCTCGATCGGATTCTGCTCGACCGAGAGCGCGACCGCGGTGACATTGGAGACTTTCGCCAGGCTCCGCTTGAGCTGGAGCGCCATCAGCCGCCACTGCGTCTGATCGGCCTCAAGCGCGGCCGAATTCAGATCAATCACCGCGCGCTGCGACTCGACCGGCACCGTCTCTGCCGCGAGAGTCGTCCCCGTCGGGAAGGCCGAGACAACGGCGGCGGAGTCGCGCAGCCAGGGCGTCGGGCCGCGCAGGAGTTCGGTGACGATCGTGGTGCTGGTCGAGCTGTCGGCGCGCGAGGCGAACCAGCGCAGATCCGGCACCAGGTACCGGTAGCTCGGGTCGAAGAAGTAGAGGGCGTGCGTCGAGAAGACCTGCTCGAAGGTGGTGCGGTCGATGACGACACCGCTCGGCGGTGCGCTGATGCGCCACTGCCCGTTCTCCTGCACGAAGCCATAGTCCAGGCTGAGGGCAGCGGTGGCGGCGACGTCGGTGTACACGCCGGTCGCGTCGACCTCGGCGACCGGAGTGATGGTCAGCGAGAGGGTGGATCCCGACTGCGGGGAGGCGGAGCGCTGGCCCTCGTCGACCGTCACATGCTCACCCGGGGTCCAGTCGGCTCCAGTGGAGAGGAACTCGCGCGCGATCTTGTAGTTGTTCTGCGGGCTTGACGCGGCGTCGATGAATCCGGTGAGGATGTCGCGCTGCGACGCTCCGACGGCGGGCCCCGACGGGAGGAAGTCGTACTGCAAATCCTGCGGGGCGGTGTCGGGCCGGCCCACTCCCACGGCACCGTCACGCGGAATCCCCGTGCAACCGGCCAACCCGAGTGCCAGCAGCGCGGCCACCGCGACCGCGCGAAGAACGCCGCGCTTCACGGAAGCACACCCGCGGCGGGAACCGGCGCCTGGACCGGCGGGCGCACGATCGGGCCGCTGTAGGCCTGCTCGCCCGCATCGACCGGGGGCAGCGGGAGCGGCGAGGCCTCGATCCGTCCGCCGCGGTGGCGGGGCACGGTGAGGCGGAAGCAGGCGCCTCGATCGGGCATCGACCAGACCTGCAACCAGCCGTGGTGCAACGCGGTGTCCTCCTGAGCGATCGAGAGACCGAGCCCGGTGCCGCCGAGGGTGCGGCGGCGGGACGGATCGGCGCGCCAGAAGCGGTCGAACACGCGCACCACCTCCTCGCTGCTCATGCCGTGGCCGTAGTCGCGGACGGCCAGGGCGACGGCGCTGGCGTTACTGTCCACAGTGACGACGATCTCGCGGCCGTCGCCGTGCTCGATCGCGTTGCCGAGCAGGTTGCGAACGATCCGGCGGATGCGGCGCGGGTCGAGGTCGGCATCGAAGTAGCCGCCGGGAGCGGAGAGGGTGAGCTGGGAGCCGTTGGCCTCGGCGATCCCGCGCATCGCGTCGATCTCCTCGCCCGCGAGCTTCACCAGGTTGACCGGCTCGAGCTCCAGCTCGGCCGAGCCCGCGTCGTGCCGGGAGATCTCGAGCAGGTCGGCCAGCAGGCTCTCGAAGCGGCCGATCTGGCTGTGCAACAACTCGACGGTGCGCTCGGCAACCGGCGCGAAGCCCTCGCGCTGGTCGTAGAGGACATCGCCCGCGAGCTTCATTGTCGTCAGCGGAGTGCGCAACTCGTGCGAGACGTCCGAGACGAAGCGCTGCTGCACCTGGCTCAGCGTGGCCAGTTCGCTGATCCGGTCCTGGAGGCTGTCGGCCATGCCGTTGAAGGAGCGGGCGAGGGTCGCGATCACATCCTGGCCGCGCTCCGGGATCCGCACGTCGAAGTCTCCGCCGGCGAGGCGCTGGCTCGTCTCGGCTGCGACGCGCACCGGTGCGACGACGATCCGCACTACCACCCAACTGACCGCGCCGATCAGGAGGATGAGCAGGATCCCGGCCACGTTGAGCACCTGCTGCACGAACTGCAGGGTGCGCTCCGCGTCCGCGAGGGAGTAACCGATGTACAGCTCGTAGCGACCGGCGGAGCCGGGCAGCTGGAGGGTCGAGCCGACCAGGATCCCCGGCCGTTGCTGACCGGAGGCGTTGAGCGTCACCGACTGCCAGTACTGACCGTCGGAGCCGACTTGCACCCGTTCACGCAGCGCGTCGCTGATCACGCCGTTCTGCAACTCGCGGTTATAGATGTCCTGCGGCGCGAGCGAGGACGCTTCTTGGTCGGGCGCGCGCACGACGGCGATCAGCGCGGAGGAGGACGCATCGCGAACGGCGGTCCGCACCGAACTCATCACCTCCTCCATGTTCTGCCGGGTGGAGACGGTGGCGGCGTCGAGGTAGCCCTGGGCCGCCCGGGTCGCGCGCGCGGTGTCGCCCGTCACCTGGATTAGCCGCGACTGGAACAGGTTGTCGCTGATGCTGTACGAGAGATAGGCGCCGGTGGAGCCGATCGCGATGCCGCTGAGGAGCACGGTGATGGCGACGGCGCGGAACTGCAGCGAGGTTCGCCACACCCCGAGCACGCGACGGGGCCAGCGGCGCACGTCGGAAGCGGCGAAGCGGGGCACGGTCAGCTCGGGAGCACGGCACCGGCGCGGTAGCCGACTCCGCGGACGGTCATCACGATGTGCGGGTCGTCCGGATCCTTCTCGACCTTCGCGCGCAGACGCTGCACATGCACGTTCACCAGCCGGGTGTCGGCCTTGTAGTGGTAGCCCCAGACCTGCTCGAGCAGCATCTCGCGGGTGAAGACCTGCTGCGGTTTCGAGGCGAGGGCGAGGAGGAGGTCGAACTCGAGCGGAGTGAGGCCGATGCGCGTCTCGCCGCGTCGCACCTCGTGCCCGGCGACGTCCAGGCTCAGGTCGCCGACCTGCAGTGTCGCGTTGGCGACGGCGGTGGCTGGGCGCAGGCGCGTCTTGATGCGGGCGACGAGCTCCTTGGGGTCGAACGGCTTGACCATGTAGTCGTCGGCGCCGGACTCCAGGCCCTGCACCACATCGGAGGTGTCGGATTTGGCGGTGAGCATGATGACCGGGACGCCGGACTCGGCACGGATCGCGCGGCACACCTCGATGCCGTCGATACCGGGGAGCATCAGGTCGAGCAGCACCAGGTTGGGACGGCCGCGACGGAAGGCCTCGAGCGCGCCGGATCCGTCGGCGCAGAAGGAGACGTCGTAGCCGTCCGCGCGCAGGACGATGCCGATCATCTCGGCCAGTGCGGCGTCGTCGTCGACCACCAGAATGCGCGCGCTCATCGGTCTGCTCTTCCTCGTCTCGGGTCGCGCCCGCCGACGGCGCACACGGTGACCGGTCCAGGCTAACCGACGCACCTCGCTCCGGGCGGGGAGCGGGAAAGGCACCGCCAGGGGAGGTCCCCGCCCGCCCGCCTGTGACAGCATGGTGAGGATGACCGACGCAGCGCAGTGGCCTCCGCCCGCAGGGCGCCCGGACGACGCGGCCGACCCGGCGCAGGACGATTCCCGGCGCCCGCCGACTGCGCCGCCGCCCCCACCCGCCCCCGCATCCTGGTCGCCCGCACCGCCGATCGCCGGGCCCTGGCCACCGACTCCCGCCGCCGGCCCGTGGGCCCCGCGGCCACCGGCTCGTGGGCGAGCGGCCCCGGTCGCCCCGCTCAGGGCTGGACTCCCCCACCCAAACCTGGCCTCGTGCCGCTGCGCCCGCTCGGCTTCGGCACTCTGCTCGGCGCGCCGTTCCAGGTCCTGCGTCGCAGCCCCCGCACCACCCTCGGGGTCGCCCTGCTGGTGCAGGGTCTCGGCTCCGTCCTCGCCCTGGCGGTCTACGGCCTGATCGCCGTGCTCGCCG from Rathayibacter rathayi encodes the following:
- a CDS encoding Rv3235 family protein codes for the protein MSLPLHAFDYRSLPVEPQPKDETPSTAEFFAPQPATRAQLPDPGPVLARLTLLVVEILEGSREIDQIARWLSDEVYHHLQKRVVLSARSRALRKRTGQRVPFTVGRVVITEPRDGVVEGVVLVHNRARTRAVAIRLEGTDARWRATAINVL
- the secA gene encoding preprotein translocase subunit SecA, giving the protein MASVLEKVLRVGEGRVIRRLENYAKAVNALEEDFTHLSDEELKSETGELRERYSNGESLDDLLPEAFAAVREASRRTLGLRHFDVQLMGGAALHLGNIAEMKTGEGKTLVATLPAYLNAIASRGVHIVTVNDFLASYQSELMGRVFRALGMTTGVILSGQTPEQRREQYAADITYGTNNEFGFDYLRDNMAWQAQDMVQRGHFYAIVDEVDSILIDEARTPLIISGPASGEANRWFAEFATLAKRLDEGEDFEVDEKKRTVGVLEPGIEKVEDYLGIDNLYESANTPLISFLNNAIKARALFKKDKDYVVLNGEVLIVDEHTGRILAGRRYNEGIHQAIEAKEGVQVKAENQTLATVTLQNYFRLYSKLSGMTGTAETEAAEFMSTYKLGVVPIPTNRKMQRIDNADLVYKNEQVKFAQVVEDIAERHAAGQPVLVGTTSVEKSEYLSRLLAKKGVRHEVLNAKNHAREAAIVAQAGRLGAVTVATNMAGRGTDIMLGGNAEFLAVAEMTAKGLNPSETPEEYEAAWDDVFAAVKAKVGEEAEKVQAAGGLYVLGTERHESRRIDNQLRGRSGRQGDPGESRFYLSLTDDLMRLFNSGAAEALMGRSTIPDDIAIESKVVSRAIRSAQSQVEARNAEIRKNVLKYDDVLNRQREAIYSDRRHILEGDDLHERTQTFLVDVIDEILEVHTGDGNGDDWDFDALWTELKTLYPVSLTIDEVVQEAGSRGRINKEFMRREILSDAKLAYQGREDQLGSLAMRELERRVVLSVIDRRWRDHLYEMDYLKDGIGLRAMAQRDPLVEYQREGFALFQQMMGQIREETVGFLFNLEVEVTQQQGEVAEVAAKGLAQPVAPAEKLSYSAPSDSGGVEVRNQRGQVQQAATAKARAEEARKALPEGQAEDTPTATGAFGQKTGGSEATPTNREERRAQSKRR
- the hpf gene encoding ribosome hibernation-promoting factor, HPF/YfiA family; translation: MDIDITGRNIDITDRFRAYATEKSDKVAHLADRALALEIKASRHAEGKGSAGGDRVELTLIGKGPVVRAEASGADKYAAFDVAIGRLLERVRRAKDRKKVHRGQHRPTSLRDAAADDFSVVAIQPADAAVLEQLSTGAGPVQEAPEPAQDEAEEPYCPVVIRKKVFASVSMSVDDAVDYMELVGHDFYLFIDSDTNRPSVVYRRKGWDYGVIGLGDEADELAEQAAG
- a CDS encoding ComF family protein, giving the protein MLTAHLLDALAVVLPLDCPACGAATSRAPCPGCCAEVAGAGCVRMRVIGPQEDPLLVAVGAPYAGTVRRLVVALKEEGRTAALAPLGALLRPALGAALAGSAAALVVPPGSWAARVRRGADPVALLVAAAGGRAVHPLRRSRVLRDQVGLGRVERHGNLDGAFLARRPLSSWPPVVLVDDVVTSGATLLELRRAVRAAGGTVRSAAALAGTASRAGDLPAESGGTPDDDQVTWVYGGGTA
- a CDS encoding GerMN domain-containing protein; protein product: MKRGVLRAVAVAALLALGLAGCTGIPRDGAVGVGRPDTAPQDLQYDFLPSGPAVGASQRDILTGFIDAASSPQNNYKIAREFLSTGADWTPGEHVTVDEGQRSASPQSGSTLSLTITPVAEVDATGVYTDVAATAALSLDYGFVQENGQWRISAPPSGVVIDRTTFEQVFSTHALYFFDPSYRYLVPDLRWFASRADSSTSTTIVTELLRGPTPWLRDSAAVVSAFPTGTTLAAETVPVESQRAVIDLNSAALEADQTQWRLMALQLKRSLAKVSNVTAVALSVEQNPIEVPAEVTGLPTSPRVDTRPLVLTDEAFGFLGSSGLAGLGVSDRIEALRPQAAVLGGQRGADSDAAAAVLTSAGVSLIDSGGGDILLDARSGLVAPTIDPLGYVWSVPAASPGQLVAYSADGSRSLQVATAWSEIESLASITVSRDGTRMLALAQDGQQATVLVAGITRARDGDPIAVGEPVVLRSTLGTAVAAAWTDELDAVSVVRASTGEDAVTMNLIGGGATALGTTTGTVQIAAGNAATQIRILAESGELRQQRGSAWQTIATEIRLLAGQTGMGS
- the mtrB gene encoding MtrAB system histidine kinase MtrB, coding for MPRFAASDVRRWPRRVLGVWRTSLQFRAVAITVLLSGIAIGSTGAYLSYSISDNLFQSRLIQVTGDTARATRAAQGYLDAATVSTRQNMEEVMSSVRTAVRDASSSALIAVVRAPDQEASSLAPQDIYNRELQNGVISDALRERVQVGSDGQYWQSVTLNASGQQRPGILVGSTLQLPGSAGRYELYIGYSLADAERTLQFVQQVLNVAGILLILLIGAVSWVVVRIVVAPVRVAAETSQRLAGGDFDVRIPERGQDVIATLARSFNGMADSLQDRISELATLSQVQQRFVSDVSHELRTPLTTMKLAGDVLYDQREGFAPVAERTVELLHSQIGRFESLLADLLEISRHDAGSAELELEPVNLVKLAGEEIDAMRGIAEANGSQLTLSAPGGYFDADLDPRRIRRIVRNLLGNAIEHGDGREIVVTVDSNASAVALAVRDYGHGMSSEEVVRVFDRFWRADPSRRRTLGGTGLGLSIAQEDTALHHGWLQVWSMPDRGACFRLTVPRHRGGRIEASPLPLPPVDAGEQAYSGPIVRPPVQAPVPAAGVLP
- the mtrA gene encoding MtrAB system response regulator MtrA — protein: MSARILVVDDDAALAEMIGIVLRADGYDVSFCADGSGALEAFRRGRPNLVLLDLMLPGIDGIEVCRAIRAESGVPVIMLTAKSDTSDVVQGLESGADDYMVKPFDPKELVARIKTRLRPATAVANATLQVGDLSLDVAGHEVRRGETRIGLTPLEFDLLLALASKPQQVFTREMLLEQVWGYHYKADTRLVNVHVQRLRAKVEKDPDDPHIVMTVRGVGYRAGAVLPS